The region CGCGAACCAATATGCTTGTGCGGCAGTCCTTACTATCCCGAATGGGCGCCAGCTAAAGGCTGGTTCACGGATGGCATTTATGCGGGTTACGAGTTTGTATACGCGCACACAACTTCGAGTATCGTTTGAGGATGCTAGCGGCAATGCAACAGCGCAGTTTGATGGCGTGCAACCGCTTGTTGATTCAACCGGTCGTGCCGGCGATGTTTATCGCCGTGTTCTGAGCCGTGTCAGTCCAGACGGGGCGTTTACGTTCCCTGAATATGCTGTTGATACGACGGGTAGTTTGTGCAAGGATTTCTCAGTGAGCGACACAGCCGCTATCAGTGGCGTATGTGATCCGCGTCCGAAGAAATAGAGTAGTTTCGAATAACCGTAATCGGCCTAGCTTTCAAGATATATAAGTATCATGCCTCGGTATTATCGCTGTGAAAACGTTCATACACATCCCGCAAATGTTGGTCAGTGACGTGCGTATATACTTGCGTTGTGGCGATACTGCTATGCCCGAGCATACTTTGCACGCTGCGAATATCCGCGCCGTTCATAAGCAGGTCGGTCGCAAAGCTGTGGCGCATCGTGTGCGGACTGACGTGCTTGGTGATTCCAGCAAGCCGCGCGTACTTTGCGACCATTCGCTGCACGCTGCGCTGGTTGAGCCGTCGGTAGTCGCCGCTCGTGCTCGGCGCTTGAGTATTGCGGCTGTAGCTTAAAAATAATGGGATGAGCGAGTCTGTCCGCGCGCGAAGATACAGCTCTAATTGAGTTGCTGCGCTCTTGCTGATAAATACTGGGCGGTCTTTTTGGCCTTTTCCGCGCACCGTGAACTCTCGACGTGTAGTGTTGACGTGATCGCGGTTTAGCCCGATGAGCTCTGAGACGCGCAGTCCACTTGAGTATAGTAGCTCTAGGATTGCTCTGTCGCGCAGATGTGAGATCTCGTCGTCATCCGGTACGGCGTCAAATATTCGCTCAACCTCGTCGTTGTATAAAAATGTTACTTGTTTTCTATGGACGCGTGGTAATTCAATTTTATTTGGTGCCATGCTTGGAATGCTGCGTTTACTGAGGTAGTTAAGAAACCCGCGTAGCGCAATGAGGTGATAGTTCTGCGTGATGAGTGCGAGTTCGTTTCCGTTGTCGTCTTTTTGGCGGTTGAGCCACAGACGGTATTTGCGGATAAGCTCTGGTGTGATTTTGTCAACAGTAAGGTCCATGCCGGCAAATTGTAAAAAACGCTCAAGGTACCGGGTGTAATTTTCCGATGTGCGGCTTGACCGACCGCGTTCAATCTCAAGATATTCAGCGAAATCTAGTAATAGCGCAGACATTTCCATGCTTCTAGCATACCGCAATTTGGGGTAACTGTAAAAATTGTCTGAATAACTTTATTGTTCAGTGGAATACCAATAGAGAAACAAGACAATATTTGCTACAATACGAGCTAGAAATAATAGGTATAGGAGGATTTAGTGGCAGGAATAGTAGAACGAACGTTGATTATATTTAAGCCCGATGCTGTGCAGCGCGGCATTGTTGGTGAGATTTTGACGCGGTTTGAGCGGGTCGGGTTAAAAATCGTCGCAACAAAAATGATTGCGCCGACTAAAGAGCATTATTATCGCCACTACGAAGAAATTGGACAGATGATTACGCGCCGCGGCAAAGAAAAATTTGACATCACGCTTGACATGATGGTGCAGGGGCCAGTGATTGCGATGGTGCTTGAAGGAGTTGAGGCGGTGCAATTAGTACGCAAACTTGTCGGTACGACTGAACCGAAAAGTGCTGCTCCTGGGACAATCCGCGGTGACTACTCACATATGAGCTTCGTGTATGCTGACGCTGAGCATAAGGGCGTGCCAAATCTTATCCACGCTAGCGGCAATGACAAAGAAGCGATTGAGGAAATTGGACACTGGTTTTCAGACGACGAAATTTTTGAGTATAAGTCGCTCAACGATAAATTTACCTTATAATAAAATATCGCATATACCGCTTGATTCGTATTACCATTTTACGAGCTCAAGCGGTATACTAGGTATATGCCTCGGTAGCTCAACTGGATAGAGCAGATCCGTCCTAAGGATAAGGTTGTAGGTTCGACTCCTATCCGGGGTACCAGATAGCAACAGTAGACAAGGTAGGTATGGACGCGACGTTTGAAGGTCAGCATGCGGATGAAACAATTCTTTTCGTTTTTCGGCGCCATATTATTGCGATGCGTAAAGGATTCTATTCGCTACTCATTCCACTTGCAGTCGGGTCAATTCCGCCGCTTATTTGGCAAACGAAACTCGAGCTATTTCTGTTACCGCTTGCCGGACTTGTGCTTGGATCAATCCTATTTTTTTACCATTTTCTGATGTGGTACTTTACTGTGTACGTCGTGACGAACGAGCGGATTCGTCAGATTACGCAGCGCGGTTTTTTTGGCAAAGATGTGGTAGAATTGAGCCTGGATAAGGTGCAGAGCATCAGTTATAATATACCAGGGTTCAGTGGCGAAGTTTTTAAGTTCGGCACGATTATAATCCAAACATTTGTGGGCGATCTCGTTATCCGTATGGTTGAGCACCCGAGTGAGATATATAATAAATTGCAGGATGCGGTTTACGCTGCCGAAGCGAGCCGCCGGAGCACAGATGAATAGAAAGTTATCAATTAAGCGCAAGAATAAAAAGCAAGCGAAAGTCCCGCCGCGTATTACAAACGAAACAGTCGCGGAACACCGCGAGCAGATTATTGCGGGCGGGCGTAAATTTAAGTATCCGATTCAGTATGCTCGTCACCGTTTAGTATTCAATGCGATTATTATTGCAATCGTGGGTGCGTTCCTGTTCCTTGTTGCGGGCTGGGTGCTGATGTATCCAATGCAAAATTCAAGCGGCGTTGCATACCGTATCTCGCGCGTCATTCCATTGCCAGTCGGATCAATCAATGGCGAAGCGGTTTTATATAGCGATTATCTTGCATCGTATCGTTCGTCGGCATATTATTTGAATAAAAACCCAGAAGTGCGGCTCAAAAACGATGGGCAAGTACAGCTTAACCATATCAAGCGTCAATCGCTTGACCTCGCGGAGCGTGTCGCGTATGCGCGTCAACTAGCTCGCCAACATAATATTTCAATCTCTGATAGCGATGTCGACACGGTGATTGAGCGGGAGCGTATAACAGCAAACGGGCGCGTCTCGCAGGATACGTACGATGCTTCTATCAAGATGTTGTTTGGTGAAAGCGCGAACGATTATCGGTTTAGGACGGCAAACGCGATGCTTGAAAGCCGTGTGGCGTTTGCAGTTGATGTAAAAGCGAAGCAGCAGATTGAAGCGGTGATGGCAGCGCTTAAACAGGGCAAGTCATTTGACGAGGCTGTGGGCAGCGCGAATGCATTGTCTGGCGGGAAGGCGAATGCAGGGAAGAGCGGATTGATTGATGTGACAAGTAAATTCAATGGATTACGCGTACAGGGTATTGCGGGGCTAAAAAAAGATGAGATCTCTGGTATTATGCAGAGTGCGACGGCTGATGGATACTATATTGTAAAAATTACCGAAAAAACTGAAAAGAAAATTGCTTTTGATTACGTTCATGTTCCGCTACAAGAGTTTACGGCGCAATTTGCAAAGCTTAAGGCGGATGGCAAAATTCAAGAGTATATTTCCGTTCCTGAGTCGCAGCAGCCGTAGTTGCAATTTAATGCGCCGTTTGGTACACTACGTCTAGCATATTTGCGCTCGTAGTGAAGCTGGTCTATCACGCCTCCCTGTCACGGAGGAGATCGCCGGTTCGAATCCGGTCGGGCGCGCCATAGAGAATACCTCACGAGTTTGTGAGGTATTTTCTATAGTATAAACATATTGTTTCTGATATAATAAACGCATTGCCGTCTTAGCTCAGTTGGTAGAGCGGCGCATTCGTAACGCGCAGGTCGCCGGTTCAATCCCGGCAGACGGCTCCATGGCATCTATGAATAAGAATAGTACGATACATACTATCAAATCTGCGATAAAAGACCGCTCTTTGGCGTGGATGCTAGGCGGTATTGTTATTGCGGCACTTATATGTAGTATATGGATTGGCGTACTGATTCATCCGAGCGATATTACAGTATATTCACGCTATAGCGCTTTTGGACAAGCTCATTTTTACAAAGAACACTGGCAATATTTTTTCTTGTTTGTTGCGTTTTTTTGGGTTGTTGCGGTATTGCATGCTGGTATAATGATTAAATTTGCCGCGCTTAACCGCAAGCGTACGAGTGGGGTTGTATTTTGGTACACGCTTGCGGTGTTTGCAGTGGGTTTAATGTATGTACTAAATGTTATATCTCTTGGACAAGCGGCATGACGCGTATCGTAGATGACCGAGAGCTACCACTCGGTAAGCGTACGAAGCTATATCGATTTTTCGAAATCCTTCCGGGCTTTCTAACGTACTCCATGCTAGCGCTTGTTGTTATTTTATCAATTGTGCAGCCGCTATGGGCGGCGATTTATATTTTGCTTGTGATACTAGCGATGTTTGTGCGTGCGATTGGTGTTGCGTATCGGACGATCCATGGGCATCAAGCGCTTGTCGCGGCTCAAAAAGTTGATTGGAGCCAGCGGCTTCATGATTTAGCGCAGGCATATCGAGGAAAGCTGCCTTCACACAAAGCAGATTCACGAGTATTTGAATCGCGGCGCCATGCAGCAATCGTGCGTGCGGTGGTTGATAGAAAGCTAAGCATACCAAATCCAGAGTTAATCTATCATGCGGTTATTATCGCTGCGTATAATGAGTCGTACGACGTCATTAAACCAACTATTGAGTCGGTTCGGGCGACGACATACGACAATGATAAGTTGATCGTTTATCTTGCATACGAAGAGCGCGGCGGCGAAAGTATTGAAAAAACGGCGCAGCGGCTTAAAAAAGAATATGCGTCGGCATTTAAGACATTCCAGATCATTAAGCATCCAAAAGATTTGCCTGACGAAATTCCTGGAAAAGGGCCAAACATTACGTACGCAGGTAAAAAATTACAAGCGTGGTGTGACCGGCAACATATTCCGTATGACGATGTGATTGTTACGACGCTTGATAGTGATAATCGTCCATACCCGTCATATTTTGACTATGTTAGCTATGAATATCTTGTGCGCCCGAATCGCGAGCGGTTATCATATCAGCCAATTGCGTTGTATTTTGGTAATATTTGGGATGCGCCAGCGCCGATGCGCGTACTTGCGACCGGTAATTCTTTTTGGACAGTGATTAGCAGTATGCGCCCGCATACGCTTCGTAATTTTGCCGCACATAGCCAGCCGCTCTCAGCGCTTGTCAAAATTAATTATTGGAGTAAGCGCAGCATTGTTGAGGATGGTCATCAGTATTGGCGCAGTTATTTTTATTATAATGGCGACTACGGTGTCGTCCCGATTCATGTGCCGATTTATCAAGATGCGGTGATGGCTGATACATTTAGAAAGACAGCTATCGCACAGTTCAAACAGCTCCGTCGCTGGGGGTATGGTGCTTCCGATATACCGTATGTGGCTGTTCGTATATTTACGCGTGCTCGTACTGTGCCGTTTTGGGAGGGCTTTGCACGGTTTTGGCGCTTGCTTGACGGACACGTTAGTTTATCAACATCGGCGATTATTGTTGCGTTTGGCGGTTGGGTGCCACTGTTGTTAAATCGAGAAGCATCACGAAACTACACAGTTCATTCGCTACCAATTGTCATTAGCTATATACAGTCAATCGCGTTGATCGGGTTGTTTATTACTATTTTACTGATGATGAAAATGCTGCCGCCGCGTCCCGCGCGCTATAAGCGGCGGCGTACGATCGCGATGATATTGCAATGGTTTCTCATGCCGGTTACTGCCATTTGTTATGGAGCACTTGCGCCGATTAATGCGCAAACGCATTTATTACTTGGAAAATATCTTGAAAGTTTTGATGTAACTGATAAGGCAACATTCGCCTCACGCGAAAAGGCAAAAAAGAATAAGGGCCGTCGACGTATACGTATGAAAAAGCAGCGAAAATAGATAATAAAAGGCGATCAGAGATTATCGGCGAGCAGCCTAGTTCTATGCCAAAATTTGTAGCTAAAGAGTGACGGTAAGGGTCTGGTTGTTGTATTGATGTCTCTTTGTTTTGAATCGGATTACATAATAAATAGAATTAATTCATGGTTAGCTTAAACTTGTTTGCAGCAATAATAATCTTGAGTTGTGTCTTGCTAGGTTTGACTAATCAGTTTACTGGCGTTAAAAGTAAAAACCTGCCTGAAAACTATAAATAGGTTATATAAACCTAGTAATAGTCTTTCGTCATTAATGTTTTCGGTGAACTATTTGTATTGGCTTATTGTATTCAAACGCAATGGCATAACGGTCAAGTTTTGATCGCTTTTGGTGCATTCTTTTTTGTTCTTCAGACATGATTTTATATTAACATAAGCATAATTTTTTGTCAACCAAAGAATATTCTTCTAATATATCACCGTGTGGGTAAATAGTTTTGAATAACTAGATTTTTCATGTGGAAAACTATAGTAAAAATAATAATGCACTGGTGCCGTGTTAACTAAAATTCTCTTAAAAAATATTAGTAACCGCTAGCGTATTATTCTAGGGTCGTGTACCATAATAATTGTATGGTCAGCAAAAACTTTAAGTGCTCTTTTGGATGGCGTTTAGCATGTTTTGCTCTTATTGCTGTTTTTGTTATTTCAATTAGTATGGTATTAAAAGTTTTTGCTGTGGATGACGGTGAGGGCACATTGGAACAGAAGAATGCTGAGTACAAGAATGCTCTTGCAAAGTATATTGAATCGTTGTGTGCTACAAGCGGTGACAAAGATTGCAAAACCACTTACGAGAAAGAAATAGAGCCTTGTGTAAAAGAAGCGCGAACAAAAATTCGAGAAAAAGAAAGTAAAGGAGAAAAAGCTGCTGCGGATGGAAGTGATGAAAGGGATTTTTTTGCAGATTGCTATTCTGGGAAAACGAAATTGTCAAAAGAAGACATTCTTAGAGTTTTTACTGGTAAAGAAGGCACTAAGGAAGAAGGCACTAAGGAAGAAGGCACTAAGGAAGAAGGCGCTGCTAGTGAGAAACGGAGTGATCAGGAAGAAGAATGTGAGGTGGCAACTGGAATTGGTTGGCTTGTCTGTCCCTCTATTAGCTTTCTCTCCACCATCAACGACTTCGCCTATAAGTTCATATCCTCCACATTTCTTGAGACGGATAAAGATATCGTGCAGTCAGACGACCTAAAGGCTGCATGGAGCGGTTTTCGGGATGTTGCAAACGTTGCATTCGTTATCGCGTTCCTTATCATTGTCTATTCGCAGATTACCCAAGCCGGTCTTAGCAACTACGGGATCAAGCGTATGCTGCCGCGGCTCTTTATCGCCGCTTTGCTTGTAAATGTATCGTTTATATTCTGCCAGCTTGCTGTAGACTTAAGCAACATGCTTGGATATAGCTTAGCAGGCTTCTTTGATGGTTTCGCTGTCGGGAGCGGAGACGATAATGTCAGCGAGATCCAAACTGCGGGAACAATCCTCACGTGGGTCGCAATCGCCGGCGTCGTGCTAGCAGCGGCTGCTGGAATTGCACTCGCATTTCTGGGACCAGCGCTTATGTCGTCATTACTTGCGCTCCTTATGATCGTACTTATCTTGGTTGCACGCAAAGCGCTTATCGTTATCCTTATCGCGATATCGCCGGTCGCATTCGTTGCTTATCTGCTGCCAAATACCGAGCAGTGGTTTAAGAAGTGGCAAAAGACTTTCTTGTCACTCCTTATGTTATTCCCAACAGTTGCTGTCGTATTCGGCGGCAGCCGCCTAGCAGCGAAAATTATCGCAAATGCTGCCGGCAAGGAAGACTGGCTGCTCCAGATGACAGCCCTCGCGGTTGCATCAATACCGTTCTTCATCGTGCCAAGCCTGCTGCAGAAATCTATGGAGGCCGCAGGAACTCTTGGAGGAAAACTCACCGGACTTTCGCAGGCAGCAAATAAAAGAGCTGGTAAGGCAGTAAAGGAAAGATCAGCCCTAGGACGGTACAAACAGGCGTGGGATCTTAACCGGAAACAAAAACAAGCGCAAATATTTGCCGGACAGTACCAAGGCGGAAAACGCAACTTCCTCGCTAACGCTGCCTCAAGGGGGTTTAATAAATTCAACCAAGGCAAACACGGACCGTTTAAGGGTGCACGGCAAGCAGCTGGACAGCAGGCGGCTGAGCAGGTGAAAAAACTCAATATCGACAAAGTTGAGGCAGCAAAGGCGCAAATTGAGCAAGCAAATCTTGATTCAGCGGCACTCGCCAAGCTAGCGAGCGGCGAAAGTGTTGGCGGCATAAACGGCAAAGACAAATATGCACAGGCTGCTGCTGCGAGCGCAGCGCTTGATCGCGGCGACCATGAAGCAGCAGCAGCAGGCTGGGATAGTGTAGCAGAAGCAGATCAAAGCACGCGCAATGTCTTTGCGGACGCCATGAGCGCATCGGACAGCCGGCCAGCCTGGATGACGGCGGGCGAAATTGCCGAGATGCGTTCGGCGGAAGATTCAAAGACAAAGGGCGAAGGCCCAACGGTAACAAAAGCAGACGGTTCAAAAAGTGGTATTCATAAGTACGACGAAATGGCAACAGGGCAAATTAAACAAAATGTTTATTCGCCGCAACGGATGGCTGCAGCCTCACGGCAAGAGCTTGAGTATGCCCGAAAGGTAACAAGCAACGATCCGGAAGCTCAACAAAAACTCAAAGACACGGCAGAGAAAGTCGTTGGAGACGAAAAGCTTAGTAGGGGTCTCGGAAAGAATAGCGAAGCCATACAAGGTCTTGCAAATCTAACAGTTACGATGCCGTCATCGTCCACACCGCCACCGCCAGCAGCACCGCCAGCGGCGTCAGGAGGAGGATCTTCAGCCTCCACACCACCATCACGAGGCTTTACACCGCGAGGATCTGGAGGATCTGGACGAGGACGGTAGCGGATGGCGGAGTATAAGGTTGCGCAGGATGTATGCGCCAATTAAAATTCCTGGTGGGCAATAGAGGATTCGAACCTCTCACCTCTTCAACGTCAATGAAGCGCTCTAGCCAAATGAGCTAATCGCCCTGATGAATTTATGGTAGCAAATATATTATATTATTGCAACACGAAGCGCTCTA is a window of Candidatus Saccharimonadaceae bacterium ML1 DNA encoding:
- a CDS encoding PpiC domain-containing protein produces the protein MNRKLSIKRKNKKQAKVPPRITNETVAEHREQIIAGGRKFKYPIQYARHRLVFNAIIIAIVGAFLFLVAGWVLMYPMQNSSGVAYRISRVIPLPVGSINGEAVLYSDYLASYRSSAYYLNKNPEVRLKNDGQVQLNHIKRQSLDLAERVAYARQLARQHNISISDSDVDTVIERERITANGRVSQDTYDASIKMLFGESANDYRFRTANAMLESRVAFAVDVKAKQQIEAVMAALKQGKSFDEAVGSANALSGGKANAGKSGLIDVTSKFNGLRVQGIAGLKKDEISGIMQSATADGYYIVKITEKTEKKIAFDYVHVPLQEFTAQFAKLKADGKIQEYISVPESQQP
- a CDS encoding Nucleoside-diphosphate kinase, with product MAGIVERTLIIFKPDAVQRGIVGEILTRFERVGLKIVATKMIAPTKEHYYRHYEEIGQMITRRGKEKFDITLDMMVQGPVIAMVLEGVEAVQLVRKLVGTTEPKSAAPGTIRGDYSHMSFVYADAEHKGVPNLIHASGNDKEAIEEIGHWFSDDEIFEYKSLNDKFTL
- a CDS encoding glycosyltransferase family 2 protein; translated protein: MTRIVDDRELPLGKRTKLYRFFEILPGFLTYSMLALVVILSIVQPLWAAIYILLVILAMFVRAIGVAYRTIHGHQALVAAQKVDWSQRLHDLAQAYRGKLPSHKADSRVFESRRHAAIVRAVVDRKLSIPNPELIYHAVIIAAYNESYDVIKPTIESVRATTYDNDKLIVYLAYEERGGESIEKTAQRLKKEYASAFKTFQIIKHPKDLPDEIPGKGPNITYAGKKLQAWCDRQHIPYDDVIVTTLDSDNRPYPSYFDYVSYEYLVRPNRERLSYQPIALYFGNIWDAPAPMRVLATGNSFWTVISSMRPHTLRNFAAHSQPLSALVKINYWSKRSIVEDGHQYWRSYFYYNGDYGVVPIHVPIYQDAVMADTFRKTAIAQFKQLRRWGYGASDIPYVAVRIFTRARTVPFWEGFARFWRLLDGHVSLSTSAIIVAFGGWVPLLLNREASRNYTVHSLPIVISYIQSIALIGLFITILLMMKMLPPRPARYKRRRTIAMILQWFLMPVTAICYGALAPINAQTHLLLGKYLESFDVTDKATFASREKAKKNKGRRRIRMKKQRK
- a CDS encoding BPH 2 domain-containing protein, with translation MDATFEGQHADETILFVFRRHIIAMRKGFYSLLIPLAVGSIPPLIWQTKLELFLLPLAGLVLGSILFFYHFLMWYFTVYVVTNERIRQITQRGFFGKDVVELSLDKVQSISYNIPGFSGEVFKFGTIIIQTFVGDLVIRMVEHPSEIYNKLQDAVYAAEASRRSTDE
- a CDS encoding tyrosine-type recombinase/integrase yields the protein MSALLLDFAEYLEIERGRSSRTSENYTRYLERFLQFAGMDLTVDKITPELIRKYRLWLNRQKDDNGNELALITQNYHLIALRGFLNYLSKRSIPSMAPNKIELPRVHRKQVTFLYNDEVERIFDAVPDDDEISHLRDRAILELLYSSGLRVSELIGLNRDHVNTTRREFTVRGKGQKDRPVFISKSAATQLELYLRARTDSLIPLFLSYSRNTQAPSTSGDYRRLNQRSVQRMVAKYARLAGITKHVSPHTMRHSFATDLLMNGADIRSVQSMLGHSSIATTQVYTHVTDQHLRDVYERFHSDNTEA